In Hymenobacter sublimis, a single genomic region encodes these proteins:
- a CDS encoding efflux RND transporter periplasmic adaptor subunit, with amino-acid sequence MKKTILVLSYAASLFAWASCGKKEEEKAAGPPPATPVTLVAAQATEAVYYDEYPATAVALNNVELRSQVAGFITQIFFKEGEVVTKGKPLYEIDRRKYQAAYQQALANLSATRATAQNAQINLNRYERLLEQDAVARQLVDNARTSYATAQSQIAVAQAGVAAARTDLDYSLIKAPFTGRIGISQVRLGSQVSPGSTLLNTISGEDPMGVDFVISEANLGLFRDIQRTAGGAEDSTFMLELPDGTRYNQPGKILAIDRGVSQGTGTVQIRVQFANPQRELKDGMSTVLHVLNRQSGHRIVVPYKAIVEQMGENFVFVAGDSSKAYQRKVQLGPRLRDRIVVMEGIKAGDQVVTEGLQRLRDGGKIQTGTPAQASGPTQGSAAK; translated from the coding sequence ATGAAAAAAACGATTCTTGTGCTTTCTTACGCTGCCAGCCTGTTTGCCTGGGCGAGCTGCGGCAAAAAAGAAGAGGAAAAAGCGGCCGGTCCGCCACCCGCCACGCCCGTTACGCTCGTCGCCGCCCAAGCTACTGAGGCCGTGTACTACGACGAGTATCCGGCTACCGCAGTGGCCCTCAACAACGTGGAGCTGCGCAGCCAGGTAGCCGGCTTTATCACCCAAATCTTCTTCAAGGAAGGCGAGGTAGTAACCAAAGGCAAGCCGCTCTACGAAATCGACCGGCGCAAGTACCAGGCGGCCTATCAGCAGGCCCTGGCCAACCTGAGCGCCACCCGCGCCACCGCCCAAAACGCCCAAATAAACCTGAACCGCTACGAGCGGCTGCTGGAGCAGGATGCCGTGGCCCGCCAGCTAGTCGACAACGCCCGCACCAGCTACGCCACGGCCCAAAGCCAGATAGCCGTGGCCCAGGCCGGGGTAGCCGCCGCCCGCACCGACCTGGATTACTCCCTGATAAAAGCGCCATTCACGGGCCGTATTGGCATTTCGCAGGTGCGTCTGGGCTCCCAGGTTAGCCCCGGTTCTACCCTACTCAACACCATCAGCGGCGAGGACCCCATGGGCGTTGATTTCGTTATCAGTGAAGCCAACCTAGGCTTGTTTCGGGACATACAGCGCACTGCCGGCGGCGCAGAAGACTCCACGTTCATGCTCGAGTTGCCCGACGGCACGCGCTACAACCAGCCGGGCAAAATCCTGGCTATTGATCGGGGCGTGAGCCAGGGTACCGGTACCGTCCAGATTCGGGTGCAGTTCGCTAATCCCCAGCGCGAACTGAAGGATGGCATGAGTACCGTGCTGCACGTGCTCAACCGGCAGTCGGGCCACCGCATTGTGGTGCCTTACAAGGCTATTGTGGAGCAAATGGGCGAAAACTTCGTCTTCGTGGCCGGCGACAGCAGCAAGGCCTACCAGCGCAAAGTGCAGCTAGGTCCCCGCCTTCGCGACCGAATTGTGGTGATGGAAGGTATTAAAGCCGGCGACCAGGTAGTAACCGAAGGCCTGCAGCGCCTCCGCGACGGCGGCAAGATTCAAACCGGTACGCCCGCCCAGGCCAGCGGCCCGACCCAAGGAAGCGCCGCGAAATAA
- a CDS encoding TolC family protein yields the protein MKQIKRVLRLLLSLTLLAPAWAQAQPTTPPPPSSQLTLEQCLQYALQNQPVLRQARLDEETNEATIRIGLAGWLPQVNLNATGQHYFQLPYTVFPNAEGVNVPRQIGLKNTSTVGLAGTQALYNNDVMLALRSARPSRQFYQQNTIGVRIDVVTDVSKAFYDVLLSQRQLDVLNEDIVRLQRSLKDARARYDAGIVDKTDYKQAEILLNNSIVARKQAIEAIKAKSAYLRELMGVAGQHPLTLQYDTLRLMQDAFVDTTVTLDPTNRIEFQQLQTQKALQSAQISYYRWGFLPAVSAFGNYNAVFQNNNFGDLYGQRFPNSFAGLQLSLPIFQGTRRLQNLRRERLTDQRIDQDILATRNRINTEFEQALATYKGYYTDYLFGQRNLALSKEVYSVVNLQYREGIKTYLDVIVAQTTLRTAQLNYYSALFQVLSSKVDLLRAQGNLPVSY from the coding sequence ATGAAACAGATAAAACGGGTGCTACGGCTGCTTCTCAGTCTTACCCTGCTTGCTCCTGCGTGGGCACAGGCTCAGCCCACAACTCCTCCCCCACCTAGCAGTCAGCTAACCCTGGAGCAGTGCCTGCAGTATGCCCTGCAAAACCAGCCAGTGCTGCGGCAGGCCCGCCTTGATGAGGAAACCAACGAGGCTACCATTCGCATTGGGCTGGCCGGCTGGCTGCCCCAAGTCAACCTCAACGCCACGGGCCAGCACTATTTCCAGCTACCCTACACCGTGTTTCCGAATGCGGAAGGCGTGAACGTGCCCCGTCAAATTGGCCTGAAAAACACCTCCACCGTGGGCTTGGCTGGCACCCAGGCCTTGTACAACAACGATGTGATGCTGGCCTTGCGTAGCGCCCGTCCGTCGCGCCAGTTTTACCAGCAAAACACCATTGGGGTGCGCATTGACGTGGTGACCGACGTGAGCAAGGCCTTTTACGACGTGCTGCTTTCCCAGCGCCAGCTGGATGTGCTCAACGAGGACATTGTGCGGCTCCAGCGCAGCCTCAAGGACGCGCGCGCCCGCTACGACGCCGGTATCGTCGACAAAACCGACTACAAGCAGGCCGAGATTCTGCTCAACAACTCCATTGTAGCGCGCAAGCAAGCCATTGAGGCCATCAAGGCGAAGTCGGCGTACTTGCGGGAGCTGATGGGGGTAGCCGGCCAGCATCCTCTCACGCTCCAGTACGACACGCTACGCCTCATGCAGGATGCCTTCGTGGATACCACCGTCACCCTGGACCCCACCAACCGCATCGAGTTTCAGCAGCTCCAGACCCAGAAGGCCCTGCAGTCGGCCCAGATTAGCTACTACCGCTGGGGCTTTTTACCGGCGGTTTCGGCCTTTGGCAACTACAACGCGGTGTTTCAGAACAACAACTTCGGCGACCTTTACGGCCAGCGTTTTCCCAACTCCTTTGCCGGTTTGCAGCTGAGCCTGCCCATTTTTCAGGGCACACGCCGCCTGCAAAACCTGCGGCGCGAGCGGCTCACCGACCAGCGCATCGACCAGGATATTCTGGCCACCCGCAACCGCATCAACACCGAGTTTGAGCAGGCGTTGGCTACCTACAAAGGCTATTACACCGACTACCTTTTCGGGCAGCGCAACCTGGCCCTTTCCAAGGAAGTGTACTCGGTGGTAAACCTGCAGTATCGGGAAGGTATCAAAACCTACCTCGATGTGATTGTGGCCCAAACCACCCTGCGCACGGCCCAACTCAACTACTACAGCGCTCTGTTTCAGGTGCTCAGCAGCAAGGTTGATCTGCTCCGCGCCCAAGGCAACCTGCCCGTTTCCTACTGA
- the pbpC gene encoding penicillin-binding protein 1C, whose product MNRRVVLRILGAVGLVMLLFTGLDLAFPLPPTPQYSPIVLAQDGSVLHAYLNPTQKWRMKTELREITPVLRKAIMAKEDRWFRWHFGVNPVALVQAAGRNVFGEGRTTGASTITMQVARLLEPKERTLGNKLLEMLRATQLELHYSKDEILQLYLNLVPYGGNVEGVKSAALLYFQQTPDYLSLAQTVTLAIIPNRPRGPVLGKNNAAVLQERNRWLRRFGAAGLFPKQDVEDALLEPLDVQRHAAPTLAPHLARRLVRQFPRQAIIRSSLQRSKQSKTEDLTRNYVRRLHELGITQAAVLVVNNRTRQVEAYVGSADFRDFGSQGQNDGVTAVRSPGSTLKPFLYALAMDRGLATPKLLLPDVPTNFQGYRPENFDKHCNGEVTLERALAYSLNIPAVRVLNQLGVPTFTDKLRQAGFQNVTRNRSRLGLSSILGGCGATLEELTNLYATLADGGRYAGLQFTSRPERGVGGEAPTPLISEAAAFLTTDILSQLTRPDLPLGAASSLRLPKVAWKTGTSYGRRDAWSIGYNREYTIGVWVGNFSGQGSPALTGADVATPLLFDLFNALAYNSPNKWFAPPATLDFRLVCAETGLVPGENCPNQIIDYFLPTVSSGQRCQHQREVLVAADGGFTYCRACAPAAGFRRELYPNLLPEVAAYKEAQGIPYRRLPPHNPQCQLVRTDAERAPSITSPTANTEYVLNRREKQQLLLSCTTPSEVRQVYWYVNDTFLRTAAATERVFFQPTPGPLKISCADDHGRNADVLVTVTELE is encoded by the coding sequence ATGAACCGGCGTGTTGTTTTGCGTATTCTAGGGGCTGTGGGGCTGGTGATGCTGCTTTTCACTGGCCTTGACCTCGCCTTTCCGCTGCCGCCTACCCCGCAGTACTCGCCCATTGTGCTGGCCCAGGATGGCTCCGTGCTGCACGCCTACCTCAATCCGACCCAGAAATGGCGGATGAAAACAGAACTGCGCGAAATCACGCCGGTGCTGCGTAAGGCTATTATGGCAAAAGAAGACCGGTGGTTCCGGTGGCATTTTGGGGTGAACCCCGTGGCGCTGGTGCAGGCCGCGGGGCGCAACGTGTTTGGTGAGGGCCGCACCACTGGCGCCAGCACGATTACGATGCAGGTGGCGCGGCTACTGGAACCCAAGGAGCGTACGTTGGGCAACAAGCTGCTGGAAATGCTGCGGGCCACGCAGCTAGAGCTGCATTATAGCAAGGATGAGATTCTGCAGCTGTACTTGAACCTAGTGCCCTACGGCGGCAACGTAGAAGGCGTGAAGTCGGCTGCTCTGCTCTACTTCCAGCAAACGCCCGACTACCTTTCCCTGGCCCAGACCGTGACGCTGGCCATCATTCCGAACCGGCCGCGCGGACCAGTGCTGGGTAAGAACAACGCGGCCGTGCTGCAGGAGCGCAACCGGTGGCTGCGGCGTTTCGGGGCCGCGGGCCTCTTTCCGAAGCAGGATGTGGAAGATGCCCTGCTGGAACCGCTGGACGTGCAGCGCCACGCCGCGCCCACCTTGGCTCCGCACCTCGCGCGCCGATTGGTACGACAGTTTCCGCGGCAGGCCATTATCCGCAGCAGCTTGCAGCGCAGCAAACAAAGCAAAACTGAAGACCTCACCCGCAACTACGTGCGCCGCCTGCATGAACTGGGCATCACGCAGGCCGCCGTACTGGTAGTCAACAACCGCACTCGGCAGGTGGAGGCCTACGTCGGCTCGGCTGATTTTCGCGACTTCGGCAGCCAGGGCCAGAACGACGGCGTGACGGCCGTTCGCTCGCCGGGTAGCACGCTCAAGCCCTTTCTGTACGCGCTGGCCATGGACCGGGGCTTGGCCACACCCAAGCTGCTACTGCCCGATGTGCCTACCAACTTCCAGGGCTACCGCCCCGAGAACTTCGACAAGCATTGCAACGGCGAAGTGACCCTGGAGCGGGCCCTGGCTTACTCGCTCAACATTCCGGCCGTGCGCGTGCTTAACCAGCTCGGTGTGCCCACCTTCACCGACAAGCTTCGTCAAGCCGGCTTCCAAAACGTGACGCGCAACCGCTCCCGGCTGGGTTTGAGTAGCATTCTGGGCGGCTGCGGGGCTACTTTGGAGGAACTGACAAACCTCTACGCAACGCTGGCCGACGGGGGCCGGTACGCGGGGCTGCAGTTTACTTCACGCCCAGAGAGGGGGGTAGGGGGTGAGGCCCCCACCCCCCTCATTTCGGAAGCAGCTGCTTTTCTTACCACCGACATCCTGTCCCAACTCACCCGCCCCGATTTGCCACTTGGCGCGGCCAGCAGCCTGCGCCTGCCCAAGGTTGCCTGGAAAACCGGCACCAGCTACGGCCGCCGCGACGCCTGGAGCATTGGCTACAACCGGGAGTATACCATAGGCGTGTGGGTAGGCAACTTCAGCGGCCAGGGCAGCCCGGCTCTTACCGGCGCCGATGTGGCCACTCCCCTGCTGTTCGACCTGTTCAACGCCCTGGCCTATAACTCGCCTAATAAGTGGTTTGCCCCACCGGCCACCCTGGATTTCCGTTTGGTATGCGCCGAAACTGGGTTGGTACCGGGCGAAAACTGTCCCAATCAAATTATCGACTATTTCCTGCCTACCGTGAGCAGCGGGCAGCGCTGCCAGCACCAGCGCGAGGTGCTGGTAGCAGCCGATGGCGGCTTCACGTACTGTCGGGCCTGCGCGCCGGCGGCGGGGTTTCGGCGGGAGCTGTACCCGAACCTGCTGCCGGAGGTGGCGGCCTATAAGGAAGCCCAGGGCATCCCGTACCGTCGCCTACCCCCGCACAACCCCCAATGCCAACTGGTACGCACTGATGCGGAGCGGGCCCCCAGTATTACCTCCCCTACTGCTAACACCGAGTACGTTCTTAACCGCCGCGAAAAGCAACAGCTGCTGCTCAGTTGCACAACCCCCAGCGAGGTGCGCCAGGTGTATTGGTACGTTAATGATACGTTCTTGCGGACCGCAGCAGCTACGGAGCGCGTATTTTTTCAGCCCACGCCCGGGCCACTTAAAATTTCCTGCGCCGATGACCACGGGCGCAACGCCGATGTGCTAGTAACCGTGACGGAGCTGGAATAA
- a CDS encoding S8 family peptidase, whose product MKSKFILTLALAGASISVSFGQATVDPELRKALSTNPTAQVIVTFKGNGAPGLAQLGLLQRLGITRGITLRALPVAGVIATAAQVNSLAQNPEVRSLYINKRLDYYNFDDTHLTGVKRLRTDQQMTARNGGLPVSGKGVGVLINDSGVDGTHEDIKFGSHLVQNTLGSTNLNSLSALLPVTYLEGVPNTDTNSGHGTHCAGTVGGTGARSGGKYEGVAPGASLLGYGSGGALLVLDAMGGFDYALTHQFQYNIRVISNSFGSSGDFDPNDPLNVATKKCYDRGMVVVFAAGNEGPGADTHNPYAIAPWTISVGAGDRNGLLADFSSRGVRGEQGTFTVDGETWTYKNEPVIVAPGVDVVSTRAIAPVSSLGAQQDVELLQPGEVPFYTHSSGTSMATPHVAGIVALLLEAKPTLNPAQVKELLQRTATNMPGRESWEVGAGYVNAYAAVDQAFRSTTYGSTVNASRRFNSSVNAQTTTVPFTINYNPALAAGNQFTFPVSTGTNSLEVKISSRGLLGETGNPTNLILIDPNGTQYRSGTPVTFTLTTDRSVAVAAPVAGTWTLKVEGLQGVALPETIAGNISALTAAGTTNLNDIAGHPAEASIKLAVTNRLVDGLSNGFRPDAPLTRIQLADYLLMGQGIRQLLPFSGARSFSDVSSAAEVLLTESVVAKGAAQRDRFHQAGGVMLPTASGTFSPSGLVNRASLAYSLVQSLGFERQALARNNQPLTVQVNGQTLPVDDAASIPAALKGYVSIALELNLINAYYTLKQGPYDLQPTLHATFKPTQNVTRADFAVIVSRTFPQYDAVTQPTATSTAAATTATAAPATAALLDRSTVAYPNPFSGATTISYHLNQAGPVSVEVYNTMGVKVRTLVAGTEEAGLHQVRFEADNLARGAYLFKIKSGAAVTTQRLMLQ is encoded by the coding sequence ATGAAAAGCAAATTTATTCTCACGCTTGCGCTGGCTGGTGCTAGCATCAGTGTGTCGTTTGGGCAAGCTACCGTTGACCCCGAATTGCGCAAGGCCCTGAGCACCAACCCAACGGCTCAGGTCATTGTCACCTTCAAGGGGAATGGGGCGCCCGGTCTGGCCCAACTAGGGCTATTGCAGCGCCTAGGCATTACGCGCGGCATTACGTTGCGGGCCCTGCCAGTAGCCGGCGTTATTGCCACGGCCGCGCAGGTAAATTCACTGGCGCAGAATCCGGAAGTCCGCTCCCTCTACATTAATAAGCGGCTGGATTATTACAACTTCGACGATACGCACCTGACGGGCGTAAAGCGCCTGCGCACCGATCAGCAGATGACGGCCCGTAACGGCGGCCTGCCAGTTTCGGGCAAGGGAGTGGGCGTGCTCATCAACGACAGTGGCGTGGATGGTACCCACGAGGACATCAAGTTTGGCTCGCACCTAGTGCAGAACACGCTGGGCTCCACCAATCTAAACTCGCTTAGCGCCCTGCTGCCAGTAACGTACCTAGAGGGCGTGCCGAACACGGATACCAACTCCGGGCACGGTACCCATTGCGCCGGCACGGTAGGAGGCACTGGAGCCCGCTCCGGCGGCAAGTATGAGGGGGTAGCCCCCGGTGCCTCGTTGCTGGGCTACGGCTCCGGCGGCGCCTTGCTGGTGCTCGATGCCATGGGTGGTTTTGACTACGCCCTTACCCACCAGTTTCAGTACAACATCCGGGTTATTAGCAACTCGTTTGGCAGCAGCGGCGACTTCGACCCCAACGACCCGTTGAACGTGGCCACTAAAAAGTGCTACGACCGGGGCATGGTAGTGGTATTTGCGGCCGGCAACGAAGGTCCCGGCGCCGACACGCACAATCCCTACGCTATTGCGCCCTGGACTATTTCGGTGGGTGCCGGTGACCGGAACGGGCTTCTGGCTGACTTCTCCTCGCGCGGCGTACGCGGCGAGCAGGGTACCTTCACCGTGGATGGCGAAACCTGGACCTATAAGAATGAACCCGTTATTGTGGCGCCCGGCGTAGATGTCGTTTCTACCCGCGCCATTGCCCCGGTATCATCGTTGGGAGCCCAGCAGGATGTTGAATTGCTGCAGCCCGGCGAGGTTCCGTTTTACACCCACAGCAGCGGCACCTCCATGGCGACGCCGCACGTAGCCGGCATTGTGGCCTTGTTGCTGGAAGCCAAACCAACGCTGAACCCGGCGCAGGTGAAAGAGCTGTTGCAGAGAACGGCTACCAACATGCCCGGCCGCGAGTCGTGGGAGGTAGGAGCCGGCTACGTAAATGCCTACGCCGCCGTAGATCAGGCATTCCGTTCCACCACCTACGGCTCCACGGTAAACGCCAGCCGCCGCTTCAATAGCAGCGTGAATGCGCAAACCACTACGGTGCCCTTCACCATCAACTACAACCCCGCGCTGGCCGCCGGCAACCAGTTTACCTTCCCGGTAAGCACCGGCACCAACAGCCTGGAGGTGAAAATTTCCTCCCGGGGCCTGCTGGGTGAAACCGGCAACCCCACCAATCTCATCCTGATTGACCCCAACGGCACCCAGTACCGCTCAGGTACTCCCGTTACGTTCACGCTCACCACGGACCGTAGCGTGGCGGTAGCCGCGCCGGTAGCCGGCACCTGGACGCTGAAAGTGGAAGGCCTGCAAGGAGTAGCCCTACCCGAAACCATTGCCGGCAACATTTCCGCGCTGACGGCCGCCGGTACTACCAACCTCAACGACATTGCAGGCCATCCGGCTGAAGCCTCCATTAAGCTGGCCGTGACCAACCGCCTGGTTGATGGCCTGAGCAACGGCTTCCGCCCCGATGCCCCGCTTACCCGCATTCAGCTGGCCGACTACTTGCTCATGGGCCAGGGTATCCGGCAGTTGCTGCCCTTCAGCGGCGCCCGTTCCTTCTCCGACGTATCCTCGGCCGCTGAGGTGCTCCTGACGGAATCAGTAGTGGCAAAGGGTGCGGCCCAGCGCGACCGGTTCCATCAGGCCGGCGGCGTGATGCTGCCCACCGCTTCGGGCACCTTCTCGCCTAGTGGCCTGGTAAACCGCGCTTCGCTGGCTTATTCGCTGGTGCAAAGCCTGGGCTTCGAGCGGCAGGCTCTGGCCCGCAACAACCAGCCGCTTACGGTGCAGGTGAATGGACAGACCCTTCCGGTAGATGATGCTGCCAGCATTCCGGCGGCTCTGAAGGGCTACGTGAGCATTGCCCTGGAGCTGAACCTAATCAACGCTTACTACACCCTGAAGCAGGGGCCATACGACCTGCAACCCACTCTGCACGCCACCTTCAAGCCTACCCAGAATGTAACCCGGGCTGATTTTGCCGTCATCGTGAGCCGCACTTTCCCGCAGTACGACGCTGTAACCCAGCCCACCGCTACCAGCACCGCCGCCGCTACTACTGCCACCGCCGCCCCAGCTACAGCCGCCCTGCTGGACCGCAGCACCGTGGCTTATCCCAACCCCTTCAGCGGCGCTACCACCATCAGCTACCACCTAAACCAGGCCGGCCCAGTGAGCGTGGAGGTGTATAATACAATGGGCGTGAAAGTGCGCACTTTAGTAGCCGGCACGGAAGAAGCTGGCCTGCATCAGGTGCGCTTTGAGGCCGATAACCTGGCCCGTGGCGCGTACCTGTTCAAAATAAAAAGCGGTGCAGCCGTCACCACGCAGCGCCTCATGCTGCAATAA